One region of Vespa crabro chromosome 15, iyVesCrab1.2, whole genome shotgun sequence genomic DNA includes:
- the LOC124429389 gene encoding RNA pseudouridylate synthase domain-containing protein 2-like isoform X2: MHHTAPWYLPWGLKLVPLPIPPGHPASGLPNPGLHLLAPLPGIYAPEPRKIDLKPLRETTIPLPASKVTEKRKAEEADASKDLKKAKLETKALKAKRPGFTDERYNETSYYVENGLRKVYPYYFTFTTFTKGRWVGEKILEVFAREFRAHPAEEYERCIRAGTLTVNYQRVDVDYRLRHNDLLANVVHRHEVPVTSEPITVIHMDEDVVVVNKPASIPVHPCGRYRHNTVVFILAKEYNLKNLRTIHRLDRLTSGILLFGRTPKKARQMEHQIRNRQVHKQYVCRVEGEFPEEEVVCSEPIEVVSYKIGVCKVSEKGKDCVTRFKRLSYNGKSSVVLCKPQTGRMHQIRVHLQYLGYPVVNDPLYNHVVFGPHKGKGGNIGKTDEELVRDLISIHNAENWLGMDGDSEMSLFKPKLDMEERDLAGNDKNVNSSPEEASSTATLSEEEQRPQQELKSLKVTVGTQTGSEPPDQSFANDKVTVDPHCYECKVKYRDPKPSDLVMYLHAWRYCGPGWEYETPLPAWAASDWTADDR, encoded by the exons ATCGATTTGAAGCCCCTTCGCGAAACAACGATACCACTGCCCGCCTCTAAGGTTACGGAAAAACGCAAAGCCGAGGAGGCCGATGCCAGTAAGGACTTGAAAAAG GCGAAATTGGAAACGAAAGCATTGAAAGCAAAGAGGCCAGGATTCACAGACGAGCGTTACAATGAGACCAGCTATTACGTGGAAAACG GGCTTCGAAAGGTATATCCCTATTACTTCACATTTACAACGTTCACGAAAGGCCGATGGGTCGGCGAGAAGATCTTGGAGGTCTTTGCAAGAGAATTCCGTGCCCATCCTGCGGAGGAATATGAGAGATGTATACGTGCTGGTACGCTCACCGTCAATTATCAAAGGGTGGACGTCGATTATAGATTGCGACACAATGACCTTCTGGCTAACGTCGTTCATAG ACACGAGGTGCCTGTCACCTCGGAGCCGATCACGGTGATACACATGGACGAGGACGTCGTCGTGGTCAACAAGCCCGCCTCCATCCCT GTACATCCGTGCGGACGTTATCGACACAACACGGTCGTCTTCATTTTGGCAAAGGAATACAACTTGAAGAATCTTAGGACTATCCATAGGCTGGATAGATTGACCAGTGGAATATTACTTTTTGGTAGGACACCGAAGAAAGCAAGACAAATGGAACATCAGATAAGAAATAGACAG GTGCACAAACAATACGTGTGCCGGGTCGAAGGTGAATTTCCGGAGGAAGAAGTGGTCTGTTCAGAACCGATCGAGGTCGTTTCCTACAAGATAGGTGTTTGCAAGGTATCCGAAAAGGGTAAGGACTGCGTCACACGTTTCAAACGTTTGAGTTACAATGGAAAATCTTCAGTGGTACTTTGCAAACCACAAACTGGTCGTATGCATCAAATACGAGTTCACCTACAATATCTCGGTTATCCTGTGGTGAATGATCCTCTTTACAATCACGTGGTCTTTGGTCCTCACAAGGGAAAGGGCGGTAACATCGGTAAAACAGACGAGGAATTGGTCAGAGATCTCATTAGTATTCACAATGCCGAGAATTGGCTTGGCATGGATGGGGACTCTGAGATGAGTCTCTTCAAGCCGAAACTCGACATGGAGGAACGCGATTTGGCTGGcaacgataagaacgttaaTTCCTCGCCGGAGGAAGCATCTTCGACGGCTACATTGTCCGAGGAGGAACAACGGCCCCAGCAAGAACTTAAGTCTCTCAAAGTGACAGTTGGAACGCAAACGGGTTCAGAGCCACCCGATCAAAG cTTCGCTAACGATAAGGTCACCGTCGATCCACACTGCTACGAGTGCAAAGTCAAATACAGAGATCCAAAACCATCGGATTTAGTGATGTACCTTCACGCGTGGCGTTACTGCGGACCAGGCTGGGAATACGAGACACCACTTCCTGCGTGGGCAGCCAGCGATTGGACGGCCGATGATCGATAG